From Dioscorea cayenensis subsp. rotundata cultivar TDr96_F1 chromosome 13, TDr96_F1_v2_PseudoChromosome.rev07_lg8_w22 25.fasta, whole genome shotgun sequence, the proteins below share one genomic window:
- the LOC120274470 gene encoding E3 ubiquitin-protein ligase RHF2A-like → MEEAVKMENHLSSAAAFVEGGIQNACDDSCSICLEDFCNNDPSTVTTCKHEFHLQCILEWCQRSSQCPMCWQPINLKDPTSQELLDAVERERRIRSNQTRAATIFHHPAIGEFELQHLPVGASDSELEERIIQHLAAAAAMGREHHRREGQRGRSESPGRPQFLVFSNRTNAPSPSVSSGSASSAQSRENEAAPFIVSSNISETQASVGEPPHQLSNPMPTLVDQITVSPPGISVAPSTGIALSNSRSLPGLSGPVNHDNAGPSDFQSFSESLKSRFNAVSMRYKESITKSTRGWKEKLFSRNTSVADLGSEVRREVNAGIATVSRMMERLDTRDGRRGAALAAPAAPHSLERSSVVDPSSERVEENQTNTIPTERTTCPATTGPN, encoded by the exons ATGGAAGAGGCTGTGAAAATGGAGAATCATCTATCATCTGCTGCTGCATTCGTGGAAGGGGGCATCCAAAACGCTTGCGATGATTCCTGCAGCATATGTCTTGAGGATTTCTGTAACAATGATCCGTCAACA GTAACCACTTGCAAGCATGAGTTTCATCTTCAATGCATTCTTGAGTG GTGTCAGAGAAGCTCGCAGTGCCCTATGTGTTGGCAGCCCATCAATTTAAAGGATCCTACCAG CCAGGAGCTACTTGATGCTGTTGAACGGGAGAGGAGGATCAGGTCTAACCAGACACGAGCTGCCACCATTTTTCATCATCCTGCTATTGGGGAGTTTGAACTGCAGCAC TTACCTGTTGGTGCAAGTGATTCTGAACTTGAAGAACGTATAATCCAGCACTTAGCTGCTGCTGCCGCCATGGGGAGAGAACATCACAGACGAGAAGGGCAGAGGGGTAGGTCTGAATCTCCAGGGCGCCCTCAGTTTCTGGTGTTCTCAAACCGTACAAATGCACCATCACCATCAGTTAGCTCTGGTTCTGCTTCCTCTGCTCAGAGTAGGGAAAATGAAGCTGCCCCTTTTATCGTCTCTTCAAATATTTCAGAAACTCAAGCTTCTGTGGGTGAACCTCCACATCAACTTTCTAACCCAATGCCAACCTTAGTTGATCAGATCACTGTGTCCCCACCTGGGATTAGTGTTGCCCCTTCCACGGGGATTGCCCTTTCCAATAGCAG GAGTTTGCCTGGCTTGTCTGGACCAGTTAATCACGATAACGCTGGGCCATCTGACTTCCAATCCTTTTCAGAGTCCTTAAAATCTCGTTTCAATGCGGTCTCAATGAG ATACAAAGAGTCTATCACTAAAAGCACAAGAGGGTGGAAGGAGAAACTGTTTTCCCGCAATACTTCTGTGGCAGATCTTGGTTCTGAAGTCAGGAGAGAAGTTAATGCTGGCATTGCCACTGTCTCGCGCATGATGGAACGTTTGGATACGAGGGATGGTAGAAGAGGAGCTGCATTGGCAGCACCTGCTGCTCCACATAGCCTTGAGAGATCATCAGTTGTAGATCCAAGTTCTGAGAGGGTTGAAGAAAATCAAACCAATACAATCCCGACTGAACGTACTACTTGTCCAGCAACCACAGGCCCAAATTAA